The following DNA comes from Mycobacteroides immunogenum.
AGGAGGTAAACGCCCCGCCGGCGGTCGCACATAGATTGCGGCTCGACCCGGGTGCGCGTGTCATCTTCATCGAGCGGTTGCGATACCTGGGCGACCTGCCGCTCAGCCTGGATAAGACATACCTCACCCCGGATGTGGGGGAGGCGGTGATCGAGCATCAGCTTGAGACCAACGACGTGTTCGCCTTGATCGAACGCGTCACCGGGCACCGACTGGGCTCGGCCAACTTGGCTCTGGAAGCCGTTGCGGCCGACTCGCATTCGGCGGCAACACTGCAAGTGCCGGACAGTGCCCCATTGCTGCTCCTGGAGCGTTTGACCCACCTCGACGATGGGACCCCCGTCGATCTCGAGTACATCAGAATGCGTGGGGATCGAATCACCTTACGCAGCAATCTATTAAG
Coding sequences within:
- a CDS encoding GntR family transcriptional regulator; this translates as MAAAEPTPLRRPRADQARLVADVLRHQIHAGGYADGGLPSEQELAAEFFVSRNTVREALTTLKDEGLIERGPRTGTHVALRKYEHGLDALLGLKETFKGYGEVRNEVRVIQEVNAPPAVAHRLRLDPGARVIFIERLRYLGDLPLSLDKTYLTPDVGEAVIEHQLETNDVFALIERVTGHRLGSANLALEAVAADSHSAATLQVPDSAPLLLLERLTHLDDGTPVDLEYIRMRGDRITLRSNLLRDAP